The genomic segment TTGTCAATCTTAGGAGTTTTGGTAAATTAAACTATAGATTATCAATTTTCACAGGTAGATCATAAAGTTAAAATCCAGGAAATTATAAACAACCAATTATAACACCACCACCTGAGAGCCTGAAAACTACTCCAGAACTAAGCGTGCAAATAGCCAAATGCCGTAAGGGTAAACTAGGATTATGAACAATTGagataatatatgtatatatatttgattatcTTGAAGATAATGTTTTAATGTAATGATAAACTGAGTCTTAGGCTACGGCCTTTTCCACACTGACATCATCGGAACCCTGAGAATTCCCCGCAACTACATAGGATAGAGGCGAGAATACCCCTGAAAACTTGTAGTCTATTTTGTATCGTGGAGGATACAGTTTAGAATAGTGGGAATATACAGGCGTAGACGCTCTACTGATATTTGGTCCAAGAATGAATCTGTTGGAAATGTTAACAGTAACATTTTCCTTATTCACATAATAGGCACTGATAAACTTGATATCATCGACACTATCAATTTCGCCTTTTACACCAAAAACAACAAAGTACTTGACTTCGGAATCTTCCTCACTTGGTTTAACAATCCATATAGTGTCGGCGTTTCCCTTACCAATGTCAACAGCAAGGCCTGGCAACAAAACGTATGGGTAACGCAAAACAAATCTGTTTATGgcaatttcatcaatattttcatccaaTTTAGTCATACTAGCCCCATGTGGCATGGAACTTGTATTTTCAATAAAGATGTTAATTGGTACAAGTTTCAGTACTGCCTGCTGGAATTCACTATCATTGTCATACAACAACTTTTCTTCAACGCCATTGCCGTATTTACACATAACAGCAACTTCTATCATAGTTGGAGTGAGTCTGGACAAAGCAGCGTATTTAGCACCATCATGTTCAAACAAATACATGTATGCAAATTGATCCCTGTCAAAATTATAGAAAGTATGATCCCCGCACTTCAAAGTCAATGATTTAACCAATACATCGGAGAATTTAACCTTGTCAACACTTTCACTGTGGGGAACGATATCAGAGCCTTTAGGATAGTTACCACCTACAACATCAACCAAACCTCCGCATGCAGTAGAACAAATAGAGCTCAATTGTTTTCTCTCGTTCAATCGAGATAAAAATCCATCGCTAATCTTCCTAACCGTGAAAGGAGGTAGAGCAGAAGTGATATCACCACCATACAATGAGTAGGCATGTGTCAAAGTACAAATAGGGGCATTTCCGTCTACGTttgttacaaatttgtcaatataGGAAACGTATACCGAATCTTCGAATTTTTTGTGTAAGATTGTTTGTACTTTAGGAGTATCAAACGTGTCTAAGTATCCGTTCAAACAGAAGCCAACTTTCTTATATTGAGGAAGCGTGCGGTCAACagtaaaataattataaccTGATTTATCCGTTTCAAGAGTAATTCCAATTGGGAGAGGTGTGCCATCTAAAAGACTTGTAACATTAATAACGGTGAAGCCAGAAGGGGCATCACAATATGAGGGACTACTGGCACTTACATATGAAAAAATGCAAGATAGTATGGTAAGAGTGGTAAAAACCCTCGAGATTTCGAgaaaattaaacattatCATAACCATTACTACTCTGAGATTGAGTTGCGTTGGGAATGAATAATAGTGTATGGCCCCACATATACAGCACCATCCCCACTTAAATCGCATTTAGCGACCATTTTGATGTCTGACATCGTCCTTGTTCATTGGACACTTTAAAACAATGCTATATACCCATAATTGTCATCTTTGCTGGTTGGTATACATTCAAAATGAAGGCTTTATTGTATTTAGTGATATGCAACGTCTCTTTTATGTGTATATGTTATCCTTGTCTTAGTGTCATTCTCTATCGTTCCCACCtgttagatattttaaGTCACGAAGTTACATATTTCATTCATTTGTTCAAGTTTATTTGTTGTCTAACTATTTAGATTCTGCCCTTCTGCCAATATGATTTTGTGTGACCTTCTGTCTTCTACCCTGTACCACTTTGATCACATCATTGCATTTCCCAGAATGGCTTAATCTAAATACACTTTTCTATCATTTATCTTACTCTCTATAGCCTTGTTATCTATATATAGGTATGTACCTCCTACCTATAATACCTTTCACGCTAACTTCATTATAATGCCACATTTCCTCATCACCTATAGCTCTACCTACATATGCACGTATCATTACTGTTCCCCTCTTATCAAAATCACCTAACtttatatgtttaattcATGCATTTTTCCCCGTTGTAACTTTGTATTTTCCTACTGCCCAGCATGTTGCCATGGCTAATTCGCGATGAATGGAATGTATTTATGTTCTACATAACTAATCCTAAGACCGTACGGGATTGGGAGGTACGAAAACGGGCTATTTCTCGCATAGTAAATAGGCAAATCGTCCTTAGCTACGTTTATGGGTTCTGacattttataaatttatgaatttgatatttaagATTAGGCTTGGAAGTCCACTACCTCCGAGTAAATTAACAAAGGGTTACGTGGCGGGTTAGTCTTGAGGGACGTGTGTTGTAGGAGCAGTTGGTGGCAGTAGTTTGAGGTAATATTTAGTAAGTAATATATAAGAaatgtctaaataaatttgcatGAATGATTGCTGCTTGGTTGGTGAAAATTCCTTCAAATTTCTCTTCATGAATATTCTTGCCATTCACCcctattattattacaccACATAATACTAGTCCGGCATTCATTGATGCCGACATACAtagattatttacatagttAATACACAAATGAGCAATACAGGTTCAAAAAATCCTGGAACATCGCTTAATCAAAATGAACAGAGATATTCTCAAAAATCGTTGGACAGTGACCATATTCTTTTCACTGGACTAGCTGAACACTCAGATccatcaaacaatttacgTTCACATTGTAGTTCAGAAATGCCAGATATTACCAGAAATGaagtttcaaattttgtaagCAGCTCGGATTCTGCATCTCAACAACAAGATCACATGTACGACACCTTGGACTATTCAGTTGAAGATGTATTTACAAATGTTTTTGGTAGACTCGGTAATCGATTTCTCAAAGACAGTTCTACTAGTTACTACTCGGCTTCAAGCAACTCATCTATGCTCAACCACAATGTAGAACATCTGAATTCAAAGGAGAGGTTGGATGGGATCAATGAACCAATTAGTAGTATCAATAGAAGTTGCACATTTAGACCTTTAAAAAGCCAATTAGGCACGTTTGGATCATCTGCAATATTTCCAAACTTTAAAACATTTCGGACTAATACGGGCGACTTTTTTTTATCGCACAATCAGGATTTTGAGGATTATGGGGATTCATATGTAATCAAGACTGAGTTTCCCGGCTATAGCAAGGGTGATATTTCTGTTAATGTAAACGGGAAGTATTTAGAAATCGTAGCTATGGCTAAGAGTAATGGAGAAAATGTTCAGGGTAATTTGCGCACATGTTCCAGGTCTGCCATGTCCTACTCCAGCACTTTGACCATTCCCCCTGGTGTAATTTCCAATTCCATTACTGCAAGGTATAGGGATGGCATACTAACAGTTAAATTACCAAAGGATACTACCGCCATTGGCGaatattaatcatttgtaacatataattaaaaatataatatataatacgATACATGCTAGACTAATTTTGTAGATAATTAGCGACAGTACAGCGTTTGATAGTTTGCAATGAGATGTGCATGTAGTATGTATTTTTAGGGTTTCAGAATATTACTTTttttagatataaataGATATACTGCTAGGGCGTGGTACTTGTTGGTATTTATTGGGACACATGCCTGATGAACCTATCTTACAggcaaattttgatgttCTGGGCTATTACCATAGCCaatgcaaaaaattatttgtgctATGAGTTTAAAGCAAGAAATGCGTTGATTTTGGATGGTGGTTACAGATACCACCTTTGCAACATCCCTACTGCAGCATCATACTTGGGCCAAATAATGTCTCCTAACATTTTTTTCGGTTTATCCCAAGGAGGTATTACTCTCTTCACTTAGGTACAATAGAAATTGACGTATGCGTTGATTTTTACAAGACTTTTAACAATAGGGCGGCCTCAAGATTTGTTGATTACAAGGGATCTCTGCCACAATCGAAACCCACTATTTTTTCTTATGAATACGACAACTTGAATCAAATTATGAGCAAGAAGGAGTTGAATCGACCTATTATTCACCCTTCCTTAATAAATCACCCCAGTAAGTCAGCATTTAATTCTACATTACCTTAAATAGATCTTACGATCTCTGTATATATGTAACTTGTATaccaaaattaatttaggttcgattcaaattgatttatctaGTAAATGGTTGCCATCATTCAATTCAgaagataatatttattcgGGTGAGAAAATTGGTGATGGCAAACCAATTCCAAACACTTACTTGATTGTAATGGACTTCTTCCAATGGACAAATTACATCGAATCGAACCCTGAAGATTTGATCCAACCTGCTAATAACGAATTAGGATTTGTATTTCACCCGCACTTGACTTGTATATTAAAGGTACCTATATTACATACCAATGAGAGGATTAAGAAGGCAATACACGTGGACAAGTTGGATAGATATGTTGTTTTCATTTATAACCCTGATAAACATTTATTGAGCCTATCAGGCAAAGTATGTTACTCAAATGATGGTGAAACTGATATAGCTAAGGTTAGGCAATCCAGCGATTTATATTACGTGGATAATGTGATACTGCTTTTTGCAATCCTTAATTTACTAGTGGCCATAGGATACGGCTTtctattgtttaaatatacTCCTGCATCTAAACTGGTCCACTACTTAATAACAGCAAATTTTCTACTTTGTTCTGTGTATATGTTCATGGATTATATAAACTTCAACACTATCAAGACCTCAAACTATAATTCCATGGGCTTATATTATGCTTCCAAcattttgatgaaaatacaGGAGGTGTTTAATCTGTTTATCCTAGTTGTATTGGCTTTGGGTTGGCAAATTATACGGCAAACTCTCACTCACGTAGAACACCAATTGATCATATTCGTTTGTATAGCTAGCTTGTACTTGGGAGTATTGGAAGTTATCTTATACAGTGCAGCTCTAAGTCGATTTGTATTGCACGCTGTAGtgtttgttataattttgatggCAATAAACTTCAACTGGGCCATTATCAACTCTCGGATTGGGGATGAATTGGTAGGCATGGAGGCGGCAAAGTTGTATCACCAACTAAAATCGTATCGTAGGTATCGGAAAGTGTTTGCGGTGTTTCTTATGAAGCCTGCCTTAATTACAACCTTTAAGCACATTGCTTTGAGACCTGTATTTTCCCAAATGTTCATATGGGACCAACACTTATATCTACTCATCAATTTGAGTTGTAATTTGACacttgatatttttatcgcCAAACTATTCCATCCTGTTACACCGAAGGGGCTATTGACTCAGATACCTAACTGAATTCGcttatataattaactaataCACTGTAAATCAATTGATTACCGATTTAACACTTGCAATTGCAATTATAAAGCCATTTAggcaataattttgtaaagaAATATCAATTGAACTTACATTAGGTGCTATTTACAAACTCAAATCTCTTATCTATTCAGAAATGGTTAATGAATCATCAAATGCTCCACATACCTgtttaacatatttttcTATACAACTATCAATTGAATGGATACTTGGTAGTAATTTGAAACGTAACCTAAAACCTGTCATTACAAGAACTAATTGACACTAATTTAAAGATTGTAATAGGCATCAATATATCATGTAAT from the Babesia microti strain RI chromosome I, complete genome genome contains:
- a CDS encoding hypothetical protein (overlaps_old_locusTagID:BBM_I01515), with protein sequence MSNTGSKNPGTSLNQNEQRYSQKSLDSDHILFTGLAEHSDPSNNLRSHCSSEMPDITRNEVSNFVSSSDSASQQQDHMYDTLDYSVEDVFTNVFGRLGNRFLKDSSTSYYSASSNSSMLNHNVEHLNSKERLDGINEPISSINRSCTFRPLKSQLGTFGSSAIFPNFKTFRTNTGDFFLSHNQDFEDYGDSYVIKTEFPGYSKGDISVNVNGKYLEIVAMAKSNGENVQGNLRTCSRSAMSYSSTLTIPPGVISNSITARYRDGILTVKLPKDTTAIGEY
- a CDS encoding conserved Plasmodium membrane protein, unknown function (overlaps_old_locusTagID:BBM_I01520), coding for MNLSYRQILMFWAITIANAKNYLCYEFKARNALILDGGYRYHLCNIPTAASYLGQIMSPNIFFGLSQGGTIEIDVCVDFYKTFNNRAASRFVDYKGSLPQSKPTIFSYEYDNLNQIMSKKELNRPIIHPSLINHPSSIQIDLSSKWLPSFNSEDNIYSGEKIGDGKPIPNTYLIVMDFFQWTNYIESNPEDLIQPANNELGFVFHPHLTCILKVPILHTNERIKKAIHVDKLDRYVVFIYNPDKHLLSLSGKVCYSNDGETDIAKVRQSSDLYYVDNVILLFAILNLLVAIGYGFLLFKYTPASKLVHYLITANFLLCSVYMFMDYINFNTIKTSNYNSMGLYYASNILMKIQEVFNLFILVVLALGWQIIRQTLTHVEHQLIIFVCIASLYLGVLEVILYSAALSRFVLHAVVFVIILMAINFNWAIINSRIGDELVGMEAAKLYHQLKSYRRYRKVFAVFLMKPALITTFKHIALRPVFSQMFIWDQHLYLLINLSCNLTLDIFIAKLFHPVTPKGLLTQIPN
- a CDS encoding hypothetical protein (overlaps_old_locusTagID:BBM_I01510), producing MFNFLEISRVFTTLTILSCIFSYVSASSPSYCDAPSGFTVINVTSLLDGTPLPIGITLETDKSGYNYFTVDRTLPQYKKVGFCLNGYLDTFDTPKVQTILHKKFEDSVYVSYIDKFVTNVDGNAPICTLTHAYSLYGGDITSALPPFTVRKISDGFLSRLNERKQLSSICSTACGGLVDVVGGNYPKGSDIVPHSESVDKVKFSDVLVKSLTLKCGDHTFYNFDRDQFAYMYLFEHDGAKYAALSRLTPTMIEVAVMCKYGNGVEEKLLYDNDSEFQQAVLKLVPINIFIENTSSMPHGASMTKLDENIDEIAINRFVLRYPYVLLPGLAVDIGKGNADTIWIVKPSEEDSEVKYFVVFGVKGEIDSVDDIKFISAYYVNKENVTVNISNRFILGPNISRASTPVYSHYSKLYPPRYKIDYKFSGVFSPLSYVVAGNSQGSDDVSVEKAVA